The DNA sequence GGAAGCTGACGGGCATCTACTTTATCAGGGCGGTGCTCAGCATCTTCCTGCTCGCGCCCTTTGCCTGGTTCTTCTGCTAGTTAAGCGTCGCTGACGCATCTAATCAGCGGAATTGGCGTTGGGTTTGTAAAAATAACGCGAAAATAGTTCAAAGTATATGAACAGCGCAGAAAGCCATCGGCTCCTGCGCTGTTCTCGTTTTTATTGTGTGTCTGCCGCGGCTCTATTTAGCGTTGCGGCAGTGTGCCATGAGATATGCGTCGACAAAATGCCCCTCGGGATTGCGCATCCAGTCCTTCGCGATCCCCTCGACCTTGAATCCGACGGCCTTGCAGAGCTTCAGCGCGCCCACGTTGTCGGTAGGGATCTCCACCTCGACGCGTTCCATCATCAGCTCGTTGTCGGCAAGTTCAAGCGCCGTCTCCATCAGTGCCTTTCCCAGCCCCTGTCCCTGCCATTTCTGGTCGACGATGACCCTCAGCGTTGCCATCCGGCGCAGGAATATCTGGTGATTGACCTGTATCAGCACCGCGGCGCATATTTCCTGCGGGTCAGTCTCCGTCTCAAGTACGAGCATGTGGTCGAACTGTGTGAGTCCGGCAATCAGCTGTTCCGCGCTTTCATGCTGCCCGGCGGAGAAGCTGGTGAATCTCCCCTCCCTTACCTTGGCGTTTATTTTGTCGATTCCCTCTGCATCTCCCGGTGTTACGGGTCTTATCCTCATATCTCGGCACCCTCTCCGCGAAGTCTTCCCATCAGGTATTCGTTGACGAACGTACCCTTTACGACCGCGGCATGTTTTCTCGTCGCCTCCACCATAAATCCGAGGCTTTTATAGAGCCTGATCGCCCTCTCGTTGTCCGTGAGCACGAGCAGCTCCAGACGGTGGAACATCAGCTCGTTGTCGGCGCGGTCCACCAGATGTTTCAAAAGTTTGTGCCCGATTCCCATATGCTGGAAATCGGTGTCCACCATCACCGCGATAAAAGCGCTGTGCGCGCGGCACGGCTCCCGGTTCGCGATCATCACGGAGAAGCCGACGACATCGCCGTTTTCCACCGCGACGAAGCCCCTGTCCCTCTCGGTAAGTGAATTTAAAAAAGCTACCGTGGCATTGATTCTCTCGCTGGAAAGGGCGAGTACTCCCTCCCGCACTCCGTTCTGTCTCCTGATGGCGGCTATTGCCTCTGCGTCCTCAGGCGTTACAGGTCTTATTTCCAAAATGCCGGACCTCCCGAACATCTATGATGGATTCTATTGTACTCTAATCATACCCCAATCGCAAAAAGAAAAAATCAGATAAACTTTTATCATCGCTGTGATATCATCTTTTGCGGAAGGAGTGTGACGGTCAGAGAGATGAAATATAAAAGCACTCAACAGCTGGAAGACGTGAATTTTAAAGAGGCGCGGGCGTTATATAAATCGATGGGATGTTCCGACGCCGACCTCAGGGGGCCGGTCATCGGCATCGCGAATTCCTGGAACGAGCTGGTTACGGGACATTTTAACCTGCGGCAGGCGGCGGAATTTGTCAAAAAAGGCATCCACCGCGCAGGAGGCACGGCAGTGGAGTTCGGGATGATCGGCGCCTGCGACGGCCTCGCGAGCGGACACGGAGGCATGAAATATATCCTGCCTTCGCGCGAGCTGATCGCGAACAGCCTGGAGAGTATGGCGCGGGCCCACAACCTCGACGGCCTCGTGATGCTCGGCTCCTGCGACAAGATCGTTCCGGGAATGCTGATGGGCGCTGCGCGCCTCGACATTCCCGCGGTCATGGCCGTCGGCGGGCCGATGCTCGGCGGTGTTGAGTTCGACGGCAGAAAGAGTGACTCCACCTCGCTCTCCGAGGCGGTAGGCATGTTCGAGGCCGGAAAAATCGGCGCGGCGGAGCTGGAAAGGTTGGAAGAGACCTCCTGCCCAAGCTGCGGTTCCTGTTCCTTTTTCGGCACCGCGAACTCCATGGGCGCCCTCTCGGAGGCGATGGGCATGTCGCTGCCCGGCTCGGCGCTGATTCCCGCCGTATACGCGGAGCGCCTCAGAAGCTCCGAAGAGGCGGGACGCCGGATCGTCGAGCTTGTAAATAAAAATATCACCGCGCGCCGCGTGATAACGGCGGAGTCGCTGGAGAACGCTGCCGTCGTGATGCTGGCCACGGGAGCCTCGACGAACTGCGTGATGCACCTCTGCGCGATTGCCTATGAGGCGGGGCTTGACCCCAAAGAGATATTCTCGATGATCGATTCCCTCAGCGAGAGGGTCCCGCTGGTCGCGAAGGTCAATCCGGCGGCGAAATATGACATGGAGGCCTTCTACCGCTCGGGCGGCGTGCCGCAGGTGATGCGGGAGGTGCGGGATATACTGCACCTGGATGCGGTGACCGCGAGCGGTCTCACCGTCGGCGAGAATATCGACAGCTGCAAAAATCCCTACGGCACCGACCGTAACGTGATAAAAAGCGCGGCTGAGCCGTTCAGCCGTGAAAAGGGGCTCTGCCTGCTGCGCGGCAACCTCGCCCCCGACGGCGCGGTGGCGAAGCCCGCGGCGATGGACCCCTCGATGTTCAAATTTACGGGACCGGCGCGCGTCTTTGATTCCGAGGAGGAGGCGAACAGCGCGATCCTCGCGAAAGATATACCGCCCGGCAGCGTCGTCGTTGTGCGCTACGAGGGCCCCAAGGGCGGGCCGGGGATGCGCGAGATGTTCCACGCGATGAAATTCCTCTATGGGATGGGGCTCGCCAAAAGCGTCGCCCTCATCACGGACGGCCGCTTTTCTGGGACCAACAACGGCTGCTACGTCGGACACATCTCGCCGGAGGCCGCCGAGGGCGGCCCGCTCGCGGCGCTGCGCGACGGCGACCTGATAACCATCGACATCGCGAAAAAAGATATCTCCGTAGCGCTCTCCGGGGAAGAGATGGCGGAGCGGCTCAAAGATTGGCGCGCCCCGACACCAGATGCGCCGGACGGCTGGCTGCGCATATACGCGAAGCTCGCGGCCTCGGCCTCGGAGGGAGCCATGCTCAAGAGGTAAAAATTAAATTTTGTCATTTATGACTAAAATATGCGCAATACGTATTTTAATCTTGACTTTAGCGCTAACTGCGATATCATATTTATAATGATTTTGATTTAGAAAAACAAACTTTATAAAGGCAGAAAGGTGCGATTTACAATGATTATCGATGCGAAAATGGAAAAAGCGCTTAACGGACAGATCCGCGCGGAGCTGGAGTCAGCTTACCTGTATCTCTCAATGGCCTCCTGGTTCGACGCCAACGACCTCCCCGGCTGCGCCCACTGGATGAAGAAGCAGGCCGCCGAAGAGCAGGAACACGCGATGAAGATCTATGAATATGTCGTCGCCCGCGGCGGACACGTTATTCTGGAGGCGATCGCCGCCCCGCGCAACGAGTGGAAAAACGCGACCGAAATATTCCAGCAGACCCTTGAGCACGAGCAGAAGGTGACGGCCCTTATTTATGGGCTCGTTGAGAAGGCTATGGAGATGAAAGATTACGCCACGCGCGGCATGCTCTCCTGGTTCGTCCAGGAGCAGGTCGAGGAAGAGGAGCACGCGATGGAGATCCTCGCGAAGTTCAAGAAGCTAGGCGAGATCCCCATATCGCTCGCGATGCTCGACAAAGAACTTGGCGACAGATCATAACTTTTGATATAAGATGGAGGTGCCGGGCTTCAAAGGGTCCGGCACATTTTATATAGCCGGATAACAGAATATACTAAGGGGGGTAATAAGATGGGCAATATCGATATGAAGGCGCTCTTTTCACTGACCTACGGTATGTACATCGTCAGCACCGACCTTGAGGGAAAACTCAACGGACAGATCGCCAACACCGTGATGCAGATAACCTCGGAGCCAATCTGCGTCGCCACCTGCCTCAACAAGGCCAACCTCACGACGGAAATGATCGCCAAAAGCGGCCGCTTCTCCGTCGCGGTCCTCGAACTTGAGGTGCCGATGACCTTTATCGGACAGTTCGGCTTCAAATCCGGACGTGACATCGATAAATTTGAAAATGTAAAATACAGCCTCGCCGAGGCGGGGACGCCGCTCATCGAGGAGTGGAGCGTCGCGGCCTTTGACGCCAAGGTGACAAAGACGGTGGAGATGCCGAGCCACATGCTCTTTATCGGAGAGGTACAGGAATCTGTCTGCTTCAAAGAGGCGCCGCTGCTCACCTACAGCGACTACCACAAGATCAAAAAGGGCAAATCCCCGAAGACGGCCCCGACCTTCGGCTTCAACGCTCTGAAATAACGCCTTGAAGCCGCTTGAAGAGAGTCCGGCAAGGATCGCGAGCCGAGAGATTTTTGAAAAAATATATGACGACTACAACAGGCGGATCTATGTCTCTCCCGATCCGCTTCAGTTTTTATACGATTACGAAGAGACCGCCGACCGCGAGGTTGTGGGACTCATCGCCTCCGGCCTCGCCTACGGTAAAGTGGCGCAGATACTAAAGAGCGTGAAGCGGGTGCTTGACGCCCTCGGCCCCCGCCCCGCCGAATATCTCAAAAACAGCGCGCGGCGCGACCATGAGGAAAAGCTCAGCGGCTTCGTCCACCGCTTCACCGACTGCGGCGAAATGTGCGGCTTCCTCACGGCCACCGGCGAGGTGCTGCGGCACTGCGGCAGCCTTGAGGAGCTCTTTGTATCGGGCTACAACGGCGATATGAGCGCGGCGATGGAAAACTTCGCCGACACCTTCAATCGCTGCGCGGGGCGCGATAACATGTTCCTGCTGCCGAGGCCCTCGAAGGGCAGCGCCTGCAAGCGCATGGCCCTCTTCCTGCGCTGGATGGTGCGGCGCGACGACGTCGACCCCGGCGGCTGGCGCGGCATCTCCCCTGCGGAGCTGCTGATCCC is a window from the Cloacibacillus sp. genome containing:
- a CDS encoding GNAT family N-acetyltransferase gives rise to the protein MRIRPVTPGDAEGIDKINAKVREGRFTSFSAGQHESAEQLIAGLTQFDHMLVLETETDPQEICAAVLIQVNHQIFLRRMATLRVIVDQKWQGQGLGKALMETALELADNELMMERVEVEIPTDNVGALKLCKAVGFKVEGIAKDWMRNPEGHFVDAYLMAHCRNAK
- a CDS encoding GNAT family N-acetyltransferase translates to MEIRPVTPEDAEAIAAIRRQNGVREGVLALSSERINATVAFLNSLTERDRGFVAVENGDVVGFSVMIANREPCRAHSAFIAVMVDTDFQHMGIGHKLLKHLVDRADNELMFHRLELLVLTDNERAIRLYKSLGFMVEATRKHAAVVKGTFVNEYLMGRLRGEGAEI
- the ilvD gene encoding dihydroxy-acid dehydratase — encoded protein: MKYKSTQQLEDVNFKEARALYKSMGCSDADLRGPVIGIANSWNELVTGHFNLRQAAEFVKKGIHRAGGTAVEFGMIGACDGLASGHGGMKYILPSRELIANSLESMARAHNLDGLVMLGSCDKIVPGMLMGAARLDIPAVMAVGGPMLGGVEFDGRKSDSTSLSEAVGMFEAGKIGAAELERLEETSCPSCGSCSFFGTANSMGALSEAMGMSLPGSALIPAVYAERLRSSEEAGRRIVELVNKNITARRVITAESLENAAVVMLATGASTNCVMHLCAIAYEAGLDPKEIFSMIDSLSERVPLVAKVNPAAKYDMEAFYRSGGVPQVMREVRDILHLDAVTASGLTVGENIDSCKNPYGTDRNVIKSAAEPFSREKGLCLLRGNLAPDGAVAKPAAMDPSMFKFTGPARVFDSEEEANSAILAKDIPPGSVVVVRYEGPKGGPGMREMFHAMKFLYGMGLAKSVALITDGRFSGTNNGCYVGHISPEAAEGGPLAALRDGDLITIDIAKKDISVALSGEEMAERLKDWRAPTPDAPDGWLRIYAKLAASASEGAMLKR
- a CDS encoding ferritin, producing MEKALNGQIRAELESAYLYLSMASWFDANDLPGCAHWMKKQAAEEQEHAMKIYEYVVARGGHVILEAIAAPRNEWKNATEIFQQTLEHEQKVTALIYGLVEKAMEMKDYATRGMLSWFVQEQVEEEEHAMEILAKFKKLGEIPISLAMLDKELGDRS
- a CDS encoding flavin reductase family protein codes for the protein MGNIDMKALFSLTYGMYIVSTDLEGKLNGQIANTVMQITSEPICVATCLNKANLTTEMIAKSGRFSVAVLELEVPMTFIGQFGFKSGRDIDKFENVKYSLAEAGTPLIEEWSVAAFDAKVTKTVEMPSHMLFIGEVQESVCFKEAPLLTYSDYHKIKKGKSPKTAPTFGFNALK
- a CDS encoding TIGR02757 family protein — encoded protein: MKPLEESPARIASREIFEKIYDDYNRRIYVSPDPLQFLYDYEETADREVVGLIASGLAYGKVAQILKSVKRVLDALGPRPAEYLKNSARRDHEEKLSGFVHRFTDCGEMCGFLTATGEVLRHCGSLEELFVSGYNGDMSAAMENFADTFNRCAGRDNMFLLPRPSKGSACKRMALFLRWMVRRDDVDPGGWRGISPAELLIPLDTHMFNITTTLGLCRSKSANGKAAAEITENFKEICPDDPVKYDFALTRYGIREEMTVEELFAKWHLER